One genomic region from Fusobacterium sp. encodes:
- a CDS encoding DUF6138 family protein, giving the protein MEGKVKAVTDKMIEIFELHEKEIREAIEKKETLPKDKFMPGWSKGIHFSWYHYKAQPEYNTQESNEITCFFEFNGIHVSHHRMKEQTDIDLKFLTSEIFKNDIVPTIQKWLQNKVDNESYGGLYNATFGITVTLSVSRDPLPTDAPHMQGQVWEQARITARDEKRLNKRKELIYNFIKNEEYKTADITEIDNSLVPICSVAVQDFLEEFGKDYLKEFFTALVEQAKKARFSSTMTDLIYGFANGAAILTQVNENHTPNDEELALACWLSMMMLIHGTDKYEKQYGRDYLKKAGELGYKEAKNILKFGTGQIPADTVQYKDKYVTCLGNDIDKVIDLKIKEECEEAYKAMIEFIIRLIKAGFPNEYSIKFNSKIKEFLPIPDLKKTKANIFWNNCAKYPALYPLMKEYVHTIMDSYDYYSDADSEEAVPVGGYAVFALGLADISNGDIVQEFMEQNDSEHSISPSWFVGEYIDKFGITSENIPVVIACLINSNNHGYKGSNFDGLNNPDILSKFVEELENSEISSYSIYEIIESIWGGEDELKEAIDEASKVNQQYLQKILTLSEDNEEE; this is encoded by the coding sequence ATGGAAGGTAAGGTAAAAGCAGTAACAGACAAAATGATTGAAATCTTTGAACTTCATGAAAAAGAAATCAGAGAAGCAATTGAGAAAAAAGAAACATTACCAAAGGATAAATTTATGCCCGGCTGGTCTAAAGGAATTCATTTTTCTTGGTATCATTATAAAGCTCAGCCTGAATACAATACTCAAGAAAGTAATGAAATTACATGTTTTTTTGAATTTAATGGAATTCATGTATCCCATCACAGAATGAAAGAGCAAACTGATATAGATTTAAAATTTTTGACAAGTGAAATATTTAAAAATGATATAGTTCCTACAATACAGAAGTGGCTGCAAAATAAAGTAGATAATGAATCTTATGGAGGATTGTACAATGCTACCTTTGGAATCACTGTGACATTAAGTGTTTCTCGTGACCCTCTTCCTACAGATGCTCCACATATGCAGGGACAGGTATGGGAACAAGCCAGAATAACAGCTAGAGATGAAAAACGTCTAAATAAACGTAAGGAATTAATATATAACTTTATAAAAAATGAAGAATATAAAACTGCTGATATCACTGAAATAGATAATTCTCTAGTTCCAATATGCTCTGTGGCTGTACAAGATTTTCTTGAAGAATTTGGCAAAGACTATCTTAAAGAGTTTTTTACTGCTCTTGTTGAACAAGCCAAAAAAGCTAGATTCAGCAGTACTATGACTGATCTAATTTATGGTTTTGCCAATGGAGCTGCCATACTTACTCAGGTAAATGAAAATCATACTCCTAATGATGAAGAACTGGCTCTTGCCTGCTGGTTATCTATGATGATGCTGATACATGGAACTGATAAATATGAAAAACAATATGGGCGAGATTATCTGAAAAAAGCTGGTGAACTGGGCTATAAAGAGGCTAAAAATATATTAAAATTTGGAACAGGGCAGATTCCAGCTGATACTGTACAATATAAAGATAAATATGTAACTTGCCTAGGAAATGACATTGATAAAGTAATAGATTTGAAAATAAAAGAAGAGTGTGAAGAAGCATATAAAGCTATGATTGAATTTATTATTCGTCTAATTAAAGCTGGATTCCCTAATGAATACAGCATAAAATTTAATTCTAAAATAAAAGAATTTCTTCCTATTCCTGACTTAAAAAAGACAAAAGCAAATATATTCTGGAATAACTGTGCCAAGTATCCAGCACTTTACCCATTGATGAAAGAATATGTGCATACTATAATGGATTCATATGATTATTATAGTGATGCAGACAGTGAGGAAGCTGTTCCAGTTGGAGGATATGCTGTATTTGCTCTGGGGCTGGCTGACATTTCAAATGGTGATATAGTACAGGAATTTATGGAACAAAATGATTCTGAACACTCTATTAGTCCAAGCTGGTTTGTAGGAGAGTATATAGATAAATTCGGCATAACTTCTGAGAATATTCCTGTAGTTATTGCTTGTTTAATTAATTCAAATAATCATGGTTATAAGGGAAGTAATTTTGATGGATTAAATAATCCTGATATTTTAAGTAAATTTGTAGAAGAACTGGAAAATAGTGAAATCAGCAGTTATTCTATATATGAAATTATAGAAAGCATATGGGGTGGTGAAGATGAGTTAAAAGAAGCTATAGATGAAGCCAGTAAAGTGAATCAACAATATCTTCAAAAAATTCTAACTTTATCTGAGGATAATGAAGAAGAATAG
- a CDS encoding M20 family metallopeptidase: MVNRKESLDLLKKLISIKSNYFHEKEIMEYCYDWFKNNDMNISYHYYTDNKVTDFSGINIIGEMKGSEEGPVLLINGHLDTVEECTGWSKNPYIPLEEDGKLYGLGALDMKSGCAAAMIALREFKKNIMNFKGKIIYSFVSDEEGPYGLGTNFILNDGLINESDIAIVTEPSSGFLRMKEPVICLGARGGYGYSIKIYGKSSHAATPEYGINAVDEAGKLIVELSKAIPVYDEKLGHSSHCVIEIEGGGAACSVPDNAEVKIFRHIVRGENKNTIKKEIDEAAIRCGLKGRYEVIFREAPLENADGFMPYVVDEKLLEIEILKDSIKKITSKEAEIKYFSSIGDFNSIASKLNIPVIIYGASGDNFHGSDEAVDIKSFYETVEVLYDFLVKYLAIPK; the protein is encoded by the coding sequence ATGGTAAATAGAAAAGAAAGTCTTGATTTATTAAAAAAATTAATAAGTATAAAAAGCAATTATTTTCATGAAAAAGAAATAATGGAGTATTGTTATGATTGGTTTAAGAATAATGATATGAATATTTCATATCATTATTATACAGATAATAAAGTAACTGATTTTAGCGGGATAAATATAATAGGAGAGATGAAAGGGAGTGAAGAAGGACCTGTACTTCTCATAAATGGACACCTTGATACTGTAGAAGAGTGCACTGGCTGGAGTAAAAATCCCTATATCCCCCTTGAAGAAGATGGAAAACTCTATGGATTAGGAGCACTTGATATGAAATCAGGGTGTGCTGCTGCTATGATAGCACTTAGAGAATTTAAAAAAAATATAATGAATTTTAAAGGAAAAATAATATATTCTTTTGTTTCTGATGAAGAAGGACCATATGGACTGGGAACAAATTTTATTCTGAATGATGGCTTAATAAATGAAAGTGATATAGCAATAGTGACAGAACCAAGCAGTGGTTTTCTTCGTATGAAAGAACCTGTCATATGTCTAGGTGCAAGGGGAGGTTATGGATACAGCATTAAAATATATGGAAAATCAAGTCATGCTGCAACTCCTGAATATGGGATAAATGCTGTAGATGAAGCAGGAAAACTTATTGTTGAACTCAGTAAAGCTATTCCAGTGTATGATGAAAAACTTGGACATTCAAGCCATTGTGTAATTGAAATAGAAGGGGGGGGAGCAGCCTGCTCAGTTCCTGATAATGCAGAAGTAAAAATATTCAGACATATAGTACGTGGAGAAAACAAAAATACTATAAAAAAAGAGATAGATGAAGCTGCTATAAGATGTGGATTAAAAGGGCGATATGAAGTAATATTCCGTGAAGCTCCGCTTGAAAATGCAGATGGATTTATGCCATATGTTGTAGATGAAAAATTATTAGAAATAGAAATCTTAAAAGATTCTATAAAAAAAATAACTTCTAAGGAAGCAGAGATAAAATATTTTTCAAGTATTGGGGATTTTAATTCTATAGCCTCTAAACTGAATATTCCTGTTATTATATATGGAGCATCAGGAGATAATTTTCATGGGAGCGATGAAGCAGTAGATATAAAAAGTTTTTATGAAACAGTAGAAGTTCTTTATGATTTTCTTGTTAAATATTTAGCTATACCAAAATAA
- the nhaC gene encoding Na+/H+ antiporter NhaC produces MNKKIEKRPSFFAAMFVFLFLIFAMAAQIFIIKNNDIAHITLLGVTVVTVIVAFISGFTWEDIQAGIMHGANLAMIPALILILVGVVVAAWIPAGTIPSIIYYGLKILNPKIFLFTVCLICCIASLSTGSSWTTGATVGVAFMGIGMGLNIPPAMTAGAVISGAIFGDKMSPMSDSTNLAAAVAEADLFDHIKSMMYSTGPAIIISLILYFFLGMKFSGDIDSSQIDLITTGLKENYFISPIAFLPMVIVIILAVKKVNGLAVMAIAGLLGGFFAITFGGYGIGEIMNAMDFGFVSKTGIGEVDRLLSRGGMQSMMWTTSLGLIALSLGGLFEKTYILDVLLGRLKGITKSTGGLITTHVLMAIAINFFSASQHMAIIFSGRMLAPSYKEKGIQPSVCSRVCEDSATVTSPLVPWGLCGLFFTGALGVSTFEYAPYTFLAFLAPLITIVYGWTNKFIFKTEK; encoded by the coding sequence ATGAATAAAAAAATTGAAAAGAGACCAAGTTTTTTTGCAGCTATGTTTGTGTTCTTATTTTTGATATTTGCAATGGCAGCACAAATATTTATAATCAAAAACAATGATATAGCACATATTACACTTCTTGGGGTAACAGTAGTAACAGTAATTGTTGCATTTATTTCAGGTTTTACTTGGGAGGATATTCAGGCAGGAATAATGCATGGAGCTAATTTAGCTATGATACCAGCACTTATTTTAATATTAGTGGGAGTAGTTGTGGCAGCATGGATACCAGCAGGAACAATTCCATCAATTATTTATTATGGACTAAAAATTTTAAATCCCAAAATATTCCTATTTACAGTTTGTCTTATTTGCTGTATTGCTTCACTATCTACAGGAAGTTCATGGACTACAGGAGCAACAGTAGGAGTAGCATTTATGGGTATAGGTATGGGACTGAATATTCCACCAGCTATGACAGCAGGAGCAGTTATTTCTGGAGCAATATTTGGAGATAAGATGTCACCAATGTCTGACTCTACAAACTTAGCAGCAGCAGTAGCAGAAGCTGATTTATTTGATCATATTAAAAGTATGATGTACAGCACAGGACCAGCTATAATTATTTCTCTTATTTTATATTTTTTTCTTGGTATGAAATTTAGTGGAGATATTGATTCCTCACAGATAGATTTAATAACAACAGGATTAAAAGAAAATTATTTTATAAGTCCAATAGCATTTTTACCAATGGTAATTGTAATAATATTAGCTGTAAAAAAAGTAAATGGGTTAGCAGTAATGGCAATAGCTGGTTTGTTAGGAGGATTTTTTGCTATAACATTTGGGGGATATGGAATAGGAGAGATAATGAATGCTATGGATTTCGGCTTTGTATCTAAAACAGGAATAGGGGAGGTAGACAGACTTCTTTCAAGAGGTGGAATGCAGAGTATGATGTGGACAACTTCACTTGGTTTGATAGCATTGAGTTTAGGAGGATTATTTGAAAAAACATATATATTAGATGTACTTCTTGGCAGATTAAAAGGAATTACAAAAAGTACAGGAGGACTTATTACTACCCATGTACTTATGGCAATAGCTATAAACTTTTTTTCAGCAAGTCAGCATATGGCAATTATATTTTCAGGAAGAATGTTAGCTCCAAGTTATAAAGAAAAGGGAATTCAGCCATCTGTATGTTCAAGAGTTTGTGAAGACAGTGCTACTGTGACATCTCCTTTGGTACCTTGGGGATTATGCGGTTTGTTTTTTACAGGAGCATTAGGTGTAAGTACATTTGAATATGCTCCATATACATTCCTTGCTTTTCTGGCGCCACTTATTACAATAGTTTATGGTTGGACAAATAAATTTATTTTTAAAACAGAAAAATAA